A stretch of Bos indicus x Bos taurus breed Angus x Brahman F1 hybrid chromosome 17, Bos_hybrid_MaternalHap_v2.0, whole genome shotgun sequence DNA encodes these proteins:
- the VPS29 gene encoding vacuolar protein sorting-associated protein 29 isoform X3, with protein MWRCTLKGLDLAFRIAGTTCFFRRLRPFRAGHRLVLVLGDLHIPHRCNSLPAKFKKLLVPGKIQHILCTGNLCTKESYDYLKTLAGDVHIVRGDFDENLNYPEQKVVTVGQFKIGLIHGHQVIPWGDMASLALLQRQFDVDILISGHTHKFEAFEHENKFYINPGSATGAYNALETNIIPSFVLMDIQASTVVTYVYQLIGDDVKVERIEYKKS; from the exons ATGTGGCGGTGTACCCTCAAAGGACTGGATTTGGCTTTTAGAATTGCTGGAACTACTTGCTTCTTCAGGAGACTGCGACCCTTTAGA GCTGGGCACAGA TTGGTGTTGGTATTAGGAGACCTGCACATCCCACATCGGTGCAACAGTTTGCCAGCTAAGTTCAAAAAGCTGCTGGTGCCAGGGAAGATTCAGCACATTCTCTGCACTGGAAACCTTTGCACCAAAGAGAGTTATGACTATCTCAAGACTCTGGCTGGCGATGTCCATATTGTGAGAGGAGACTTCGATGAG AATCTGAATTATCCAGAGCAGAAAGTTGTGACTGTTGGGCAGTTCAAAATTGGTTTGATCCATGGACATCAAGTTATTCCATGGGGAGATATGGCCAGCCTAGCCCTATTGCAGAGGCAGTTTGATGTGGACATTCTTATTTCAGGACATACACATAAATTTGAAGCATTTGAGCATGAAAATAAATTCTACATTAATCCAGGTTCTGCCACTGGAGCATATAATGCCTTGGAAAC aaacattattccttcatttgtgttGATGGATATCCAGGCTTCTACAGTTGTCACTTATGTGTATCAGCTAATTGGAGATGATGTGAAAGTAGAACGAATTGAATACAAAAAATCTTAA
- the FAM216A gene encoding protein FAM216A isoform X1, which yields MPNQGPVSDWTECSSSTEPPAVARAEGGGGGSAGHSYYQNSKGTDRIKDGHKVNSPRAKLQELRKMPQTVHTPKSMTEPSFLKHPDLTLVEKRYLCSVAKIYNANYLRTLMKRHYMHVIQRSSQKPGVLTHHRGHLSSRYSQKQHYPCTTWRHQLEREDLGPPNTAAASAPEMIQHSLWRPVRNKEGLKTGYASKTRCKSLKIFRKPGRPFMQSVSANDSESYMNEEKKEEDLLNKCMQSMSIEEQGEHLMLT from the exons ATGCCCAACCAGGGTCCAGTGTCCGACTGGACGGAATGCAGTTCTTCCACAGAGCCGCCTGCAGTGGCCAGGGCCGAGGGTGGCGGCGGCGG GTCAGCTGGACATTCTTATTACCAGAATTCCAAAGGTACTG ACAGAATCAAAGATGGACACAAAGTGAACTCGCCTAGAGCCAAGCTGCAAGAGTTACGGAAAATGCCTCAAACAGTTCACACCCCTAAGTCAATGACAGAGCCTTCCTTTCTAAAG CATCCAGACCTCACCTTAGTCGAGAAGCGCTACCTGTGTAGCGTTGCTAAGATCTATAATGCAAACTATCTGAGGACTTTAATGAAGAGGCACTACATGCATGTGATCCAGCGCAGCTCCCAAAAACCAG GTGTCCTCACTCATCACAGGGGCCACCTCAGTTCTCGTTACTCACAGAAGCAGCATTACCCCTGTACTACATGGCGACACCAGCTGGAGAGAGAGGACTTGGGGCCTCCTAACACTGCAGCTGCATCTGCACCTGAGATGATACAACATTCGCTTTGGCGACCAGTGAGAAACAAAGAAGG TTTAAAAACTGGATATGCATCTAAAACAAGATGTAAATCACTGAAGATTTTTAGAAAACCAGGCAGACCGTTCATGCAATCAG tttctgCAAATGATTCTGAATCATacatgaatgaagaaaaaaaggaagaagatttACTAAATAAGTGTATGCAATCAATGTCAATTGAAGAACAGGGAGAACATCTGATGTTAACTTGA
- the FAM216A gene encoding protein FAM216A isoform X2 has product MPNQGPVSDWTECSSSTEPPAVARAEGGGGGSAGHSYYQNSKDRIKDGHKVNSPRAKLQELRKMPQTVHTPKSMTEPSFLKHPDLTLVEKRYLCSVAKIYNANYLRTLMKRHYMHVIQRSSQKPGVLTHHRGHLSSRYSQKQHYPCTTWRHQLEREDLGPPNTAAASAPEMIQHSLWRPVRNKEGLKTGYASKTRCKSLKIFRKPGRPFMQSVSANDSESYMNEEKKEEDLLNKCMQSMSIEEQGEHLMLT; this is encoded by the exons ATGCCCAACCAGGGTCCAGTGTCCGACTGGACGGAATGCAGTTCTTCCACAGAGCCGCCTGCAGTGGCCAGGGCCGAGGGTGGCGGCGGCGG GTCAGCTGGACATTCTTATTACCAGAATTCCAAAG ACAGAATCAAAGATGGACACAAAGTGAACTCGCCTAGAGCCAAGCTGCAAGAGTTACGGAAAATGCCTCAAACAGTTCACACCCCTAAGTCAATGACAGAGCCTTCCTTTCTAAAG CATCCAGACCTCACCTTAGTCGAGAAGCGCTACCTGTGTAGCGTTGCTAAGATCTATAATGCAAACTATCTGAGGACTTTAATGAAGAGGCACTACATGCATGTGATCCAGCGCAGCTCCCAAAAACCAG GTGTCCTCACTCATCACAGGGGCCACCTCAGTTCTCGTTACTCACAGAAGCAGCATTACCCCTGTACTACATGGCGACACCAGCTGGAGAGAGAGGACTTGGGGCCTCCTAACACTGCAGCTGCATCTGCACCTGAGATGATACAACATTCGCTTTGGCGACCAGTGAGAAACAAAGAAGG TTTAAAAACTGGATATGCATCTAAAACAAGATGTAAATCACTGAAGATTTTTAGAAAACCAGGCAGACCGTTCATGCAATCAG tttctgCAAATGATTCTGAATCATacatgaatgaagaaaaaaaggaagaagatttACTAAATAAGTGTATGCAATCAATGTCAATTGAAGAACAGGGAGAACATCTGATGTTAACTTGA
- the RAD9B gene encoding cell cycle checkpoint control protein RAD9B isoform X1: MLKCVMSGSQVKVFGKAIQALSRVSDELWLDPSEKGLALRSVNSCRSAYGCVLFSPVFFQHYQWSASVKMNDTDIILNLNCRLGMKSILPIFRCLNSLEKNVEKCKIFTRSDKCKVVIQFFCRHGIKKIHNVCFQESRPLQVIFQKNMCANTLVIQPRVLAEAIVLFTSSQEEVTLAVTPLKVCIKSSNEESMDLTDSVYSEMFVGPDEFDFFQIGIDTEITFCFKELKGVLTFSEAIHAPIAIHFDFPGKPMALSIDDMLLEANFILATLADEPSRASSLQTLYLSQKQRRSEPIHSNSKAGKNVTSKVPEYISRKVEPKRLYSNETPTNISTLENCGSPLMKRANKDITEVPESDGNLSEVPESSVSDTEDVPGSPCLRKFSCMFFGAASSDQQEPFSLPFQSLATASGSEEDMNNGSFSTF; encoded by the exons ATGCTGAAATGCGTGATGAGCGGCAGTCAGGTGAAAG tATTTGGGAAAGCAATCCAAGCTCTCTCGCGAGTTAGTGATGAGCTGTGGCTAGACCCCTCTGAAAAAGGT cttgCTTTAAGATCTGTGAATTCTTGTCGGTCAGCATATGGATGTGTCCTCTTCTCTCCTGTGTTTTTTCAACATTATCAATGGTCAGCCTCAGTGAAAATGAATGATACTGACATAATATTGAATTTAAATTGCAGATTGGGAATGAAG TCAATTCTGCCCATCTTTAGATGTCTGAATTCCCTAGAGAAAAATGTGGAGAAGTGCAAAATATTTACCAGATCTGATAAGTGCAAAGTAGTTATTCAATTCTTCTGCAGACATG gtatTAAAAAGATTCATAATGTGTGTTTTCAAGAAAGTCGGCCTTTGcaagttatttttcaaaagaatatgTGTGCTAATACACTAGTGATTCAGCCAAG GGTACTTGCTGAGGCAATTGTTCTTTTTACATCGAGTCAAGAGGAAGTTACTCTTGCTGTTACTCCACTGAAGGTTTGCATTAAGAGTTCTAATGAGGAATCAATGG ACCTGACCGATTCTGTATACAGTGAGATGTTTGTTGGTCCAGATGAGTTTGACTTCTTTCAAATTGGAATTGACACTGAAATAACATTTTGCTTCAAAGAACTGAAG ggaGTGCTGACATTTTCAGAAGCTATACATGCTCCTATAGCCATTCATTTTGACTTTCCTGGGAA ACCCATGGCTTTAAGTATTGACGATATGTTATTGGAAGCCAACTTTATTTTGGCTACATTAGCTGATGAGCCAAGTAGAGCGTCTTCTCTACAAACACTGTATCTTtcacaaaaacaaagaag GTCAGAGCCGATACATTCAAATTCAAAGGCTGGTAAAAATGTAACCAGCAAGGTCCCAGAGTATATCTCAAGAAAAGTAGAACCCAAAAGGCTATATTCTAATGAGACTCCCACGAACATTTCTACATTGGAAAATTGTGGCAGCCCTTTAATGAAAAGAGCAAACAAAGACATTACTGAAGTACCCGAAAGCGATGGAAACCTGAGTGAAGTACCAGAAAGCAGTGTCAGCGACACGGAAGACGTGCCAGGGTCTCCATGTCTCAGGAAG
- the RAD9B gene encoding cell cycle checkpoint control protein RAD9B isoform X2 produces MKAHLLLFMRIIYIHRCPLNEVAPPGQVVEVFGKAIQALSRVSDELWLDPSEKGLALRSVNSCRSAYGCVLFSPVFFQHYQWSASVKMNDTDIILNLNCRLGMKSILPIFRCLNSLEKNVEKCKIFTRSDKCKVVIQFFCRHGIKKIHNVCFQESRPLQVIFQKNMCANTLVIQPRVLAEAIVLFTSSQEEVTLAVTPLKVCIKSSNEESMDLTDSVYSEMFVGPDEFDFFQIGIDTEITFCFKELKGVLTFSEAIHAPIAIHFDFPGKPMALSIDDMLLEANFILATLADEPSRASSLQTLYLSQKQRRSEPIHSNSKAGKNVTSKVPEYISRKVEPKRLYSNETPTNISTLENCGSPLMKRANKDITEVPESDGNLSEVPESSVSDTEDVPGSPCLRKFSCMFFGAASSDQQEPFSLPFQSLATASGSEEDMNNGSFSTF; encoded by the exons ATGAAGGCTCATCTGCTTTTATTTATGCGTATTATTTATATTCATAGATGTCCATTAAATGAAGTTGCACCACCGGGACAGGTAGTGGA agtATTTGGGAAAGCAATCCAAGCTCTCTCGCGAGTTAGTGATGAGCTGTGGCTAGACCCCTCTGAAAAAGGT cttgCTTTAAGATCTGTGAATTCTTGTCGGTCAGCATATGGATGTGTCCTCTTCTCTCCTGTGTTTTTTCAACATTATCAATGGTCAGCCTCAGTGAAAATGAATGATACTGACATAATATTGAATTTAAATTGCAGATTGGGAATGAAG TCAATTCTGCCCATCTTTAGATGTCTGAATTCCCTAGAGAAAAATGTGGAGAAGTGCAAAATATTTACCAGATCTGATAAGTGCAAAGTAGTTATTCAATTCTTCTGCAGACATG gtatTAAAAAGATTCATAATGTGTGTTTTCAAGAAAGTCGGCCTTTGcaagttatttttcaaaagaatatgTGTGCTAATACACTAGTGATTCAGCCAAG GGTACTTGCTGAGGCAATTGTTCTTTTTACATCGAGTCAAGAGGAAGTTACTCTTGCTGTTACTCCACTGAAGGTTTGCATTAAGAGTTCTAATGAGGAATCAATGG ACCTGACCGATTCTGTATACAGTGAGATGTTTGTTGGTCCAGATGAGTTTGACTTCTTTCAAATTGGAATTGACACTGAAATAACATTTTGCTTCAAAGAACTGAAG ggaGTGCTGACATTTTCAGAAGCTATACATGCTCCTATAGCCATTCATTTTGACTTTCCTGGGAA ACCCATGGCTTTAAGTATTGACGATATGTTATTGGAAGCCAACTTTATTTTGGCTACATTAGCTGATGAGCCAAGTAGAGCGTCTTCTCTACAAACACTGTATCTTtcacaaaaacaaagaag GTCAGAGCCGATACATTCAAATTCAAAGGCTGGTAAAAATGTAACCAGCAAGGTCCCAGAGTATATCTCAAGAAAAGTAGAACCCAAAAGGCTATATTCTAATGAGACTCCCACGAACATTTCTACATTGGAAAATTGTGGCAGCCCTTTAATGAAAAGAGCAAACAAAGACATTACTGAAGTACCCGAAAGCGATGGAAACCTGAGTGAAGTACCAGAAAGCAGTGTCAGCGACACGGAAGACGTGCCAGGGTCTCCATGTCTCAGGAAG
- the VPS29 gene encoding vacuolar protein sorting-associated protein 29 isoform X1, translating to MAGHRLVLVLGDLHIPHRCNSLPAKFKKLLVPGKIQHILCTGNLCTKESYDYLKTLAGDVHIVRGDFDENLNYPEQKVVTVGQFKIGLIHGHQVIPWGDMASLALLQRQFDVDILISGHTHKFEAFEHENKFYINPGSATGAYNALETNIIPSFVLMDIQASTVVTYVYQLIGDDVKVERIEYKKS from the exons ATG GCTGGGCACAGA TTGGTGTTGGTATTAGGAGACCTGCACATCCCACATCGGTGCAACAGTTTGCCAGCTAAGTTCAAAAAGCTGCTGGTGCCAGGGAAGATTCAGCACATTCTCTGCACTGGAAACCTTTGCACCAAAGAGAGTTATGACTATCTCAAGACTCTGGCTGGCGATGTCCATATTGTGAGAGGAGACTTCGATGAG AATCTGAATTATCCAGAGCAGAAAGTTGTGACTGTTGGGCAGTTCAAAATTGGTTTGATCCATGGACATCAAGTTATTCCATGGGGAGATATGGCCAGCCTAGCCCTATTGCAGAGGCAGTTTGATGTGGACATTCTTATTTCAGGACATACACATAAATTTGAAGCATTTGAGCATGAAAATAAATTCTACATTAATCCAGGTTCTGCCACTGGAGCATATAATGCCTTGGAAAC aaacattattccttcatttgtgttGATGGATATCCAGGCTTCTACAGTTGTCACTTATGTGTATCAGCTAATTGGAGATGATGTGAAAGTAGAACGAATTGAATACAAAAAATCTTAA
- the VPS29 gene encoding vacuolar protein sorting-associated protein 29 isoform X2 yields the protein MLVLVLGDLHIPHRCNSLPAKFKKLLVPGKIQHILCTGNLCTKESYDYLKTLAGDVHIVRGDFDENLNYPEQKVVTVGQFKIGLIHGHQVIPWGDMASLALLQRQFDVDILISGHTHKFEAFEHENKFYINPGSATGAYNALETNIIPSFVLMDIQASTVVTYVYQLIGDDVKVERIEYKKS from the exons ATG TTGGTGTTGGTATTAGGAGACCTGCACATCCCACATCGGTGCAACAGTTTGCCAGCTAAGTTCAAAAAGCTGCTGGTGCCAGGGAAGATTCAGCACATTCTCTGCACTGGAAACCTTTGCACCAAAGAGAGTTATGACTATCTCAAGACTCTGGCTGGCGATGTCCATATTGTGAGAGGAGACTTCGATGAG AATCTGAATTATCCAGAGCAGAAAGTTGTGACTGTTGGGCAGTTCAAAATTGGTTTGATCCATGGACATCAAGTTATTCCATGGGGAGATATGGCCAGCCTAGCCCTATTGCAGAGGCAGTTTGATGTGGACATTCTTATTTCAGGACATACACATAAATTTGAAGCATTTGAGCATGAAAATAAATTCTACATTAATCCAGGTTCTGCCACTGGAGCATATAATGCCTTGGAAAC aaacattattccttcatttgtgttGATGGATATCCAGGCTTCTACAGTTGTCACTTATGTGTATCAGCTAATTGGAGATGATGTGAAAGTAGAACGAATTGAATACAAAAAATCTTAA